One genomic window of Borreliella garinii includes the following:
- a CDS encoding ribonuclease HII has product MICGIDEVGRGCIFGPVLSAAVVFKKKPNFIKELDDSKKLKKEKREYLSSLILENSYYAFAEISNIIIEKINIHNATLLAMQTAYENLKLNCSLVFVDGKFVPKITAKTVKAIIKGDSIIDEIKAASIIAKVKRDKLIDEYDKIYPLYLLRKNKGYPTKEHKNAIKKYGVLSLHRKNFKLI; this is encoded by the coding sequence ATGATTTGCGGAATAGATGAAGTTGGAAGAGGCTGTATTTTTGGACCTGTTCTAAGTGCTGCTGTAGTTTTCAAAAAAAAGCCTAACTTTATAAAAGAATTGGATGATTCTAAAAAACTAAAAAAAGAAAAAAGAGAGTACCTATCTTCATTAATACTTGAAAACTCATATTATGCATTCGCTGAAATTTCAAATATAATAATAGAAAAAATAAATATTCATAACGCAACTCTTCTTGCAATGCAAACTGCATACGAAAACCTAAAATTAAATTGCAGTTTAGTATTTGTAGATGGTAAATTTGTCCCAAAAATAACAGCAAAAACTGTTAAAGCAATAATTAAAGGAGATTCAATAATAGATGAAATAAAAGCTGCTTCAATTATTGCTAAAGTTAAAAGAGATAAACTGATAGATGAATACGATAAAATTTATCCATTATATTTGCTCAGAAAAAATAAAGGATACCCCACAAAAGAACATAAAAATGCAATAAAGAAATATGGGGTTTTAAGCCTTCATAGAAAAAATTTTAAACTAATTTAA
- a CDS encoding AAA family ATPase, producing MVLKKIVLLGFKSFLNRQEFEIGRNLSFIVGPNGCGKSNLIDAVRFCMGEDNLKFLRVEDISDLISVSKSGKSNFSEITLFFSNIDGEKSTLREFGENFYIRRRLYKDGSSEYYFNNKILNFQDYNRLLNRFQFKKSPYMFITQGRVEDISLGRNVNLKSLIEQASGIDVLKIEEEEALKNFKQSNQNLSSLLTLQENLKQKYDNIKNVYLLRKKHQDLSQKLEALEKTIILKKLFNINFDINVLKNELNLDGLSKFLSSSFKEKLEFYSFREKNVVSNIQALEKDLELAKSKILGLEIKIQKLEQEKTVKMNLEDKLIKSKFNFEEKRKSINNDLHQLNSLLKEKKNEFFSLSDEINRYTKSFFELVDLILSVLKSAKSEELVLLKENILDSLKLFEESLSIKYIKEIRVNLIKYISKDENLLALLKDKIEPIFDQNVDLKKFLLEKNSLKSNLAKEITNIERLIEEKTLKLNDALGELEYIELSKFKNLDEIKLIDGNLEFLSESKNSLDEEIKDLYLKLDNLNLEKSDIQLKLNNLVASKSNNESFKEKDLSSSVFLNNFKKTNYYEYIKKQTEYEFLLNSNLSIKNEIENFNISNKMSDKFKLEEDILTRDLLQKEINAINLGDYVFFNIDKEFDETKDRFEKVSLQVEDLKLSKYSLQKLQKKIKSEIYKKFRESFDEINKNFSYFFKKIFKGTAILFYNENTDNVEIRINFSNKFVKNNNMLSGGESTLVSMAFLFALYYYSPACFCMLDEVDAALDFENSKKLSLLLKELGKKIQLLVITHNAYVSEGGENLIGITLDNGESKVFNI from the coding sequence TTGGTTTTAAAAAAAATAGTACTCTTGGGGTTTAAATCTTTTTTAAATAGGCAAGAGTTTGAAATAGGTAGAAATTTGAGCTTTATTGTGGGTCCTAATGGATGCGGAAAGAGCAATCTTATTGATGCTGTTCGTTTTTGTATGGGAGAAGATAATTTAAAATTTTTAAGGGTTGAAGATATTTCTGATTTAATTTCTGTTTCAAAATCAGGAAAATCAAATTTTTCAGAAATAACTCTTTTTTTTAGTAACATTGATGGTGAAAAATCGACTTTAAGGGAATTTGGGGAGAATTTTTATATTCGTAGGCGTCTTTATAAGGACGGTTCAAGTGAGTATTATTTTAATAATAAGATTTTAAATTTTCAGGATTATAATAGACTTTTGAATAGGTTTCAGTTTAAAAAATCGCCTTATATGTTTATAACCCAAGGCAGGGTGGAAGACATTTCTTTGGGAAGAAATGTAAATCTTAAATCTTTAATTGAACAGGCAAGCGGAATAGATGTTTTAAAAATAGAAGAAGAAGAGGCCCTTAAAAATTTTAAGCAATCTAATCAAAATTTATCGTCTTTATTAACCTTACAAGAAAATTTAAAGCAAAAGTACGATAACATAAAAAATGTTTACCTTTTGAGAAAAAAACATCAAGATTTAAGTCAAAAATTAGAAGCTTTAGAAAAAACAATAATATTAAAAAAGCTTTTCAATATTAATTTTGATATTAATGTCTTAAAAAACGAATTAAATTTAGACGGTTTGAGTAAATTTTTGTCTTCTAGTTTTAAGGAAAAGTTAGAATTTTATTCATTTAGAGAAAAAAATGTTGTTAGTAATATTCAGGCATTAGAAAAGGACCTTGAGCTTGCAAAATCTAAAATTCTTGGACTAGAGATTAAGATTCAAAAATTAGAGCAAGAAAAGACTGTAAAGATGAATTTGGAAGATAAGCTTATTAAGAGTAAATTTAATTTTGAGGAGAAAAGAAAATCTATAAATAACGATTTACATCAATTAAATAGTTTGCTTAAAGAAAAGAAAAATGAATTTTTTTCTTTAAGTGATGAAATTAATAGATATACTAAAAGTTTTTTTGAACTTGTTGATTTAATTTTATCTGTATTAAAGAGTGCTAAATCAGAAGAGCTTGTTTTATTAAAAGAAAATATATTAGACTCTCTTAAACTTTTTGAAGAATCGTTGAGTATAAAATATATTAAAGAGATTAGAGTAAATTTAATCAAATATATAAGCAAAGATGAGAATCTTTTGGCTTTATTGAAGGATAAAATTGAGCCTATTTTCGATCAAAATGTTGATTTAAAAAAATTTTTGCTTGAAAAAAATTCTTTAAAATCAAATCTTGCTAAAGAGATAACAAATATCGAGAGATTAATCGAAGAAAAGACGCTTAAATTAAATGATGCGTTGGGAGAGCTTGAGTATATAGAGCTTTCTAAATTTAAAAATTTAGACGAAATCAAACTTATAGATGGTAATTTAGAATTTTTATCTGAATCTAAGAATAGTCTTGATGAAGAGATTAAAGATTTGTATTTAAAGCTTGACAATTTAAATTTAGAAAAGAGTGATATTCAGCTTAAATTAAACAATCTCGTTGCTTCAAAATCCAATAATGAGTCTTTTAAGGAGAAAGATTTAAGCTCTTCAGTTTTTTTAAATAATTTTAAAAAAACTAATTATTATGAATATATAAAAAAACAGACAGAGTATGAATTTCTTTTGAACTCTAATTTAAGCATTAAGAATGAAATAGAAAATTTTAATATTTCTAATAAAATGTCTGATAAATTTAAATTGGAAGAGGACATTCTAACCAGAGATCTATTACAAAAAGAGATCAATGCAATCAATCTAGGCGATTATGTATTTTTCAATATTGATAAAGAGTTTGATGAAACCAAGGATCGTTTTGAAAAAGTAAGTTTACAAGTAGAAGATTTAAAGCTTTCTAAATATTCATTACAAAAGCTTCAAAAAAAAATAAAGAGTGAAATTTATAAAAAATTTAGAGAATCATTTGATGAGATTAATAAAAACTTTTCTTACTTTTTTAAAAAAATTTTTAAAGGAACCGCCATTCTTTTTTATAATGAAAATACCGATAATGTTGAGATTAGAATAAATTTTTCAAATAAATTTGTCAAAAACAATAATATGCTTTCAGGAGGCGAGAGTACTTTGGTTAGCATGGCTTTTTTGTTTGCACTTTATTATTATTCTCCTGCTTGTTTTTGCATGCTTGATGAAGTAGATGCAGCTCTTGATTTTGAGAATAGCAAAAAACTTTCTTTACTATTAAAAGAATTGGGGAAAAAAATTCAACTCTTGGTAATAACCCATAATGCATATGTTTCTGAGGGTGGTGAAAATTTGATAGGCATTACACTTGATAATGGTGAAAGTAAGGTGTTTAATATATAA
- a CDS encoding DUF3276 family protein, which translates to MGERGEVYSEKLFTESERTYFFNVKENRKGDYFLNIVESKRSPSGDFERHSIFVYEENISEFESNLLKAIAVIKKKVSTGSVDSSMRHDRGRYDEYGEKSKLDDSRFQNKSHLSGGRFKKKDY; encoded by the coding sequence ATGGGAGAGAGAGGGGAAGTATACTCTGAGAAGCTATTTACAGAGTCTGAGAGAACTTATTTTTTTAATGTCAAGGAAAATAGAAAAGGGGATTATTTTTTAAATATTGTAGAGAGCAAAAGAAGTCCAAGTGGAGATTTTGAAAGACATTCTATTTTTGTATATGAAGAAAATATAAGTGAGTTTGAATCCAATTTGCTTAAGGCAATAGCTGTTATTAAGAAAAAAGTGTCTACAGGATCTGTTGATTCTTCTATGAGGCATGATAGGGGGAGGTATGATGAATATGGAGAGAAATCTAAATTAGATGATTCTAGATTTCAGAATAAATCTCATTTATCGGGCGGACGATTTAAAAAGAAGGATTATTAA